Proteins found in one Scylla paramamosain isolate STU-SP2022 chromosome 44, ASM3559412v1, whole genome shotgun sequence genomic segment:
- the LOC135094029 gene encoding uncharacterized protein LOC135094029: MGKRVLSLLILGVVVPLAHEYQIPKDTAVTYERPMSLSPSSPPPPHHQSQPPPFLQPQQQIPAQLGPNPPIPTSVGHYLGNHQQIDPCARDEVLVRGTCHRLLTRGPCAPDEYVLLDPADHKGFCAARLCAPDRIFVFSDQLCHDPLNSMMCPPGRQLYQTAYGTPLCQCPDGTYEADDDLDDDVCQPLLGTSISCPSGQVLWFRDFTRPPECLPDPCGGKNLRRGPNDLPFVPSAEDGKCYQLGQTHGVCPAQTWYSLALQTLRGVCVSVEDAGYEVFDEATMSYLTQLYGPLISREIAAPSPSPSPAPAPAPTSALSPAPGPTFTPTLTQQTPLPPQSHLEQQHLFAGSQGSSGGREARHEPGRATTSQADTQDSLFSGQQMPKKVTDLDTYGQGYTEHARPRQEEPGRAVQHHIEQQAHGQEGSLPSRKKGIARGQENLANLASPTMTPDDNGTSLRESPQQAVIQSANEPPSEHFHAHSPHITSKLSHSFSSPTYYSLPQKTVSQPSSAFPSHSQQQPDHYMFPHQHHEPLPAQSSSSSLPFPSVPAFSSHYSDPEHHASPSQAPPTHSSVIPNLPKDTRPSNYYSQPSSTSHHLPQASPALSPRLALHQPPRHATSHSTLLIPASFERQQLSLETFGAPNGKVVMNQQFAPQGSPTSRAPSSHASAVDASGHQNSFNGSTTWEPKERQHHSLPHQQQQQQHQQHHHHRGRRSTLPHASPGNVIQPLLTACRAGAQRDVNAKCREIVLPAKLEGARDVKAAPPVPPRPSCPEGQAYNSKRKCVSVNEAINSVNAFNLGCPVSCLPPPSTPLPHAPRRLAFLLFH; encoded by the exons ATGGGGAAGCGCGTCCTCAGTCTCCTCATCCTCGGGGTGGTGGTGCCTCTTGCCCATGAATACCAGATACCCAAGGATACGGCt GTTACTTATGAGAGGCCAATGTCACTctcaccatcgtcaccaccaccaccacaccatcaatCGCAGCCACCACCATTcttacaaccacaacaacaaataccAGCACAACTTGGCCCCAACCCTCCAATACCCACCTCCGTCGGCCATTACCTTg GAAACCACCAACAGATAGACCCGTGTGCCCGTGACGAGGTGCTGGTGCGCGGCACGTGTCACCGCCTGCTCACGCGCGGCCCTTGTGCCCCGGACGAGTATGTGTTGCTGGATCCCGCCGACCATAAAGGCTTCTGCGCTGCACGACTCTGCGCGCCCGACAGGATCTTTGTCTTCAGCGACCAGCTCTGTCACGATCCCCTCAATTCCATGATGTGTCCGC CGGGCCGACAGCTGTACCAGACGGCCTACGGGACGCCGCTGTGCCAGTGCCCGGATGGAACTTATGAGGCAGACGACGATCTAGACGATGACGTGTGCCAACCTCTTCTAGGCACGTCCATCTCGTGCCCGTccggacag GTCCTGTGGTTTAGGGATTTCACGCGGCCCCCAGAGTGCTTGCCGGACCCCTGCGGCGGCAAGAATCTTCGTCGAGGTCCCAACGACTTGCCTTTCGTCCCCTCAGCTGAGGATGGCAAGTGCTACCAGCTGGgtcag ACGCACGGCGTGTGTCCCGCTCAGACGTGGTATTCCCTGGCGCTGCAAACCCTAAGGGGCGTGTGCGTCAGCGTTGAGGATGCGGGCTACGAGGTGTTCGACGAGGCCACCATGTCCTACTTGACACAACTCTACGGTCCCCTCATTTCCAGGGAGATTGCagcaccctctccctctccatcaccCGCTCCTGCCCCAGCACCAACATCAGCCCTTTCCCCAGCCCCAGGTCCAACTTTTACCCCAACACTCACCCAGCAAACCCCATTACCGCCACAGTCTCACCTTGAGCAGCAGCATTTGTTTGCTGGGAGTCAAGGATCGTCTGGTGGAAGAGAAGCGCGGCATGAGCCTGGAAGAGCCACCACCAGCCAGGCAGACACTCAGGACAGTTTGTTCTCTGGCCAGCAAATGCCAAAAAAAGTTACAGATCTAGATACATATGGCCAAGGATACACCGAGCATGCAAGACCCCGCCAGGAAGAGCCAGGTCGCGCTGTCCAACACCATATAGAGCAACAAGCTCATGGTCAGGAAGGTTCTCTCCCTAGTCGTAAGAAAGGCATTGCACGTGGCCAGGAAAATCTAGCTAACTTAGCGTCCCCCACCATGACTCCAGATGATAATGGAACGTCATTGCGGGAATCACCACAACAAGCGGTGATCCAGTCTGCCAACGAGCCACCCTCAGAACACTTCCACGCTCATTCTCCTCACATTACTTCCAAACTTTcccactccttctcttctcccaccTACTATTCCCTCCCACAAAAGACTGTCTCCCAGCCCTCTtctgccttcccctctcactcacagCAACAACCCGATCACTACATGTTCCCACATCAACATCATGAGCCCCTTCCtgctcagtcctcctcctcttcccttcccttcccctcagttCCGGCTTTCTCCTCCCATTACTCCGACCCGGAACATCATGCTTCTCCCTCCCAGGCACCCCCCACCCATTCCTCAGTCATTCCCAACCTCCCAAAAGACACCCGGCCCTCTAACTACTACAGTCAGCCGTCATCGACAAGTCATCATCTTCCACAAGCTTCTCCAGCCCTCAGCCCTCGCCTGGCACTTCACCAACCCCCTAGGCACGCTACTTCTCACTCAACTCTTCTCATACCAGCTAGCTTCGAACGACAGCAGCTGTCTCTTGAAACGTTTGGCGCTCCCAACGGCAAGGTGGTGATGAATCAACAATTTGCTCCACAAGGGAGTCCAACGTCACGCGCCCCAAGCAGTCACGCCTCAGCAGTGGACGCCAGCGGACACCAGAATTCGTTCAACGG GTCTACCACATGGGAACCGAAAGAAAGGCAGCACCATTCTTTGCctcaccagcagcaacaacaacagcaccagcagcatcaccaccacagaggGCGTCGCTCAACGCTGCCTCATGCTTCCCCCGGCAATGTGATCCAGCCGCTCCTCACCGCCTGTCGTGCCGGAGCTCAGCGCGACGTGAATGCAAAGTGTCGCGAAAT AGTGTTGCCTGCCAAGTTGGAGGGCGCAAGAGACGTAAAGGCAGCGCCACCTGTGCCTCCGCGACCCTCTTGTCCGGAG GGCCAGGCGTACAACAGCAAGAGGAAATGTGTATCCGTCAACGAGGCCATCAACTCCGTCAATGCCTTCAACCTGG GATGTCCGgtctcctgtctccctcctccctccacacccCTGCCCCACGCTCCACGCCGCCttgcttttctcttatttcattag